The nucleotide window aataaaatcactagaaaaattaatgaatgaaggtaaaaaaaaaaatgttttgatacaaagtaaaaaaaagtgtgtagcttaatttaaatacaagatatagaaaataagaattattttttcaattttttttaaaattattattttttaataaataaaataaaaaataatatttacacaCGTGGCAGTGGCAGGCGAGTGTGTACAGACACAACCAACTTGGGTGGTTGAAGGTGCCACGtcatttacacaaaaaaaatgagttcagggaggggggtaataggactctagttaagtttaggtgtgtctctgaaatttcggtcattatttaatttaattgtataTAGATTCGTATATCATTTGGTGAAGACGACCTACAACATGAGTGACCTAAAAATGCGGTAAATAATAACCAACTTATAATTAtcacaaaaacaaattattcattcagttcttttttacttgtccaataTGTATTTTGTACTCTCAAAAAAAACTAACGTTAACTTGTTCATCCTATTTGTATGTCTTACTAGGACAACGGAACAGAGAACAATCCATATATGGGCTTTGTGTATACATCATTTCAAGAGCGAGCAACATTTTTGTCGCATGGCAATATGGCTAGGCTAGCTAAAGAGGCCGGTGACCCTGTACTAGCCCGTATATGTGGAACCATTGCAGCAGATGAGAAACGACATGAGAATGCCTACATAAAAATTGTTGAGAAATTGCTTGAAGTGGATCCAAATACAACTATGTTAGCCATTGagaatatgatgaagaagagaattGTGATGCCACAACATCTCATGTATGATGGGCAAGATTCgaatttatttgaaaactaCTCCGCCGTTTCCGAAAGGCTAGGGGTTTACACAACTCGTGATTATGCTGAAATAGTAGAGTTTTTTATAACACGGTGGAAATTGGAAAAGCTTGAAGGCTTGACAGGGAAGGCGAGGAGTGCACAGGATTTTGTGTGCAAATTTCCACTTACAGTTAGAAAGTTGGAAAATCGAGCCAAGAAAGTAGAGCCATTTCGAGTGAAATTTAGTTGGATTTTCAATAAAGAAGTGAGTGTTTAGATGAATTGATCATTTGAAAGAAGTATGTAAATCAAAAGCTTATCCTTTCATTAATAGCCTTTTTGGCTAAGCTATATTAATAAATCTATATTGATACGTCCTAGTGAAGTCTTGGAAGGGTAGATGATGTAGCAAACCCTTACCTCTGTTTACCCTTAGCTCAAAAAAGTAGGAAAGTAAGAAAGAataaaagagaacaaaataacaatGCACCAAATAGGTGTAACAACAAATATTAATACACATTATTGGAGAAAAAACTATGTGATACCTAATTCATACTACTAAAAGTACGACAACATACTCGACTACCTACTACCCTTTTATCCTAAACTCATAATCCTCGACCTTCAAGTCTTTCTATCTGGGTCATGTCCTCAATCAACTGAAATTGTGTCATATCCTGTCTAATCACCAACAATCACCAACAATCAGTAGTATGACCTTGAAATTACAAAGCAAATTCTTAAATGTTTTTTTGACATTACAAACAGCTTTACACAGTGAACACAAGAGATCACACAAAATTCATTCTGTTTGGAATCTGTATGCCTGCTCTCTTTAAAAGTTCAGCAGAGGCATGCTTGGCCATTGATAGAACTTCTTCCTGTGAAGAAAAAAATTCCAATGTGACACTCATTTCACAGAATACATATTTAACCTATCAAAGTATATGAAAGAGTATGATTATAAGTATGCAATATATACCTCGTCTATGGTTAAGATTTTCTTAtctttcataatccaacagCCGTTGCACATAACAGAGACGATATTCTCAGTTCTCATGCAATAAACAAGGCTGGAAATGCTGCAAGTCATTAAAAGAAACTAGCGTAACAATCTGGTGATCACTAAAAAGGATGATATATCATAAACCGGAATAATTGAAAGTACAATATATCGAAAGAAACCAATAAGAGAGAACAAACATACTGACTCCATAGAAATTTACAAGGATAGGGTTATCCACAGATTGCTAACAGCTTAGTATAATATTATATGTAGTTCAACGATATTCCGAGGTTTTATAACTACATGGGCTACAAGTAAAACTAGAACGAAAGACGGAGGAAATTGAAATTATGATGTTACTGTTCCACAATTGAAATACTTGCAAAGATGAAAGTTTATGCACTGGCTAAGCTAGGTGGCACAATTTCTCGAGTTACATTATTTGTGCTAGAGGGCATATAAATTAGTACGAGTGGGAACTGAGGAACTGTGCCAATCAATATGAAAATCTAAGAAGATCACTTGTTAAGCAGGATATATGGACTGATTTAAATAGTTTGATATTGCACCAAAGgatgtggcctagtggtcaatgaagtgggttgagacCTATCTCAAGTTTAAATTCCCCCTGAGAGAAAAAATACTAGATGATTTCTTCTCATCTGTactagccttggtggacaaaGTTACCTTGTACTTGTTGTTGGTGAAGTGACAcgtatcccgtggaattagtcgaggcaCACAAAAGCTGGCCCGAACAccacggttatcaaaaaaaatagtCTAAGATTGATGGAACTTTTAGAAAATGCTTAGCACCAGAATGCatataacaaaatcaaaatgaCTCACATACCAGTCATGAATTGGCATCATGGACCAAGAAGAAGGATTGATCACAACGATATCAGCCTGCAAAGTAGTTCATAATGAGTAAACCTGTAAGATGAAATCGGACAGCAGGAAAATCTCATCATAGATAGAATCAAGATGTCCAACCTTCTTCCCAACCTCGAGCGAACCTATTTCCTTGTCCCAAAGTACAGACTTGGCGCCATTTATTGTGGCCATCTTGAGGATTGTTTCAGCAGGCAAAGCTGTAGGATCAGTGGTTCCCGTGGAGAATACTTCACGCCCTTTGTTGATCAAAGAGGCCAGATACATCTCATCAACTACACCAAAATTACAACGGAGCATCACAAGAAATGTAGAAGTTCAAGAGACAGAAAACATCGAGCATATGAATTTCGCTAATGAGAAGCGAGATAAATGGACAATACAAGGAAGCTTCTAAAGTCATTCTTGGATAGATGTGATATATTAGTAACATTTCTAAGCAATACAAAGTAAATGAATACCAAATATAGAAATGTGCCGGTAACACAGTACCATAGGGAGTTTAGACAATTATAACAGGCAATATATCAAGAATCGCAACACATCAATATATACCAATGCTCATTCTATTATTTGATGGTGCACCGTCTGTACCCAAGGATACACAAACACCAGCGCTGAGCATTTCCTTAATGGGGGCAAATCCAAGCATTCTCATTGCAGCAGCAGGACAATGCGATACTTTGACTCCAGCCTTTGCGAGACAGTCAACCTGACAGAATAGCAGTGaacaaacaaaaatttgaaaaatggctTATTATAGTAACAACtagatataataattatttgaaagaaaataaacagTAAACATTCTTGGTGAAAAAGAAACGGCAATAAACATTATTTCCCAGGGAAGTCGAGATACTTTTAGCACTGCAACAAGACTGAATTTCAAAGTTGTATTGAGAACTAGTTGAGTTTTGCCCGACAATCTTTAGTTTACTTGATATGTAATGAGTGTATAATTATTCATAGAAGGGGCAATAAGAGCTTATGTTACTCTTTTCTCATCTCCGCATGTGAAACTGCCATGTTAAAAGAAACATTTCGTCATCGTTTTCTTATTTAGATCTTTGCAAAGAAGAACATTCCCCTTCTTTAGGATGAGCAAAGACAGAAGACAAACACGAATTGGCGTAACTTAAATACTTTTCTTGCTCAGGAAATGAACCAATCAGGCTTATTTAGTCAGCTTTCAGCAGCAAAAATTGAGgaacttcaatttcaaacagTTAGCTGGAATAATTAAGAGATCATGGTGGTCGAACTGTGGGTTCTATCAAGGATGATGGTGAGGTGGAAATAATGGGGATAAAATGCAAAAATAGTGACACCAAGAATTTTACGGGGAAACCCTTTTGAATAAGGGGAAACCATGGGACAAGAGGAGCAAACTAATCCACTATAACAAGGAATATTACAGTGGTAATCACAAGTACAATACTTAATAGACTATTGCAcattcaaaaaagaaagaacaatctttttgttttttaaccTCACGATAGAATAGCtcacactctatttttcttaacaaaatatgtttttatacaGTCTGGTATATCTCATTCTGCTCTCTAATACTCAGATATATTTATCTCACCTCACTCAATGTGGTGCATTAAACAAATAAGCTGTTGAGCTCCTTTTATAGGGAGAAAGTTGTCCATGATGGTGTCATGTCATCAGTGACATCACAATGACCACAAAAAAATCAGACTTGCGGATCTATTCTTCGACTCTCTTGCGAAATAAATATATGCTTGACAAAGTTGCGAGATTTGGATGCTGCAATATGCAGCAAATGTAGATTTTCTCACCTGAATCATGTAATATGGGGCTAGACCACACAAATCTCCCCCTCCAGTCCCATGCACTTAAAAGAGGTATTTCTGTCTTCTTAGTTAGTACTCATGCCCACAACTTCTTTGCATAACCCAAACTTATCTTTTTGTATCACCTTGGTCAACATATCCACataattttcacttgtgtgAACCTTTTTGACATGAAATGATTCACTCTCCACTTGCTCATCTCTCCACTTGCTCATGAATCTAATTATATCTCAAGTCTATGTGTTTTGCTCTTTTATGGTACATGGAGTTTTTGCTCAAGTCTATTGTACTCTGTTTGTCACAATTGACAACATACTCTATTTGATGCAATCAAAGTTCTTGAAGTAATCGCTTGAGCCATATCATCTCCTTGCCAACTTCAGTAACCACCATTTTCTATTATAGATCACCTGTCATATTGACAAATGTGTATCCCTTAAGATTGGATCTGATCTTCCAAAACACAAGCATTCATTTGAAATTCCTCTCAGATACCTGAGTATCCACTTCAGGTTTCCCAATGCTCTGTTCCTGGATTTCAAGAAACATGctaagggcatctccaacccaaacaccaaatttggtgtcaacacTATTTTAGTGTAAATCAACTCCAACCTACTtcaccaaattttacaccaaaaagaaatatttttctctcttcattattatattattatttcttatttcatttatattttcttattttataaaacaaattctttctaaaacattcaccatatataattcatattattttcttttatagtcgttacatataaaattatttgtttgaatgtttattattttcagttattttttgtattatttgtttaataatttatatatttgcatttttatttttgtgaaggttaattgtagttatatccaaatataatttatactagaattaacataaatttaatttttttaaaaaggcatatatagaaatattaatttataaaaaaagctaacttttatatctaaaattaatattataaaaatattacataaaaataattaaatatacaagatatttaattaaaacatacaatttatataatgtttaattaaaaattttgtataatcaaataatattaaaatattcaataaagtgaattggtgtgatgaatagtgttacaccaaatttggtgtaacactATACACACACcaaaatggtgtaaaatttggtaTTGGGTTGGAGCTCcaaaacaccaaattttacaccaaataagtatttggtgtaaaatttggtgttttgTTGGAGATGGTCTAACACTGGCTGCATGAGCAGTATCAGGTTTAGTACATATCATTGGATACCTTACACTAATGACTTTGTCCATGCTCTCTTTTCCCCCCCTTGTTGCAGGACAAGAAGAAACTTCATATGACCGAACAGAGGTGTGCTAACAAGCTGAGCATTCTTCATGTTAAATCGCTCTAATACACATTTAATGTACTTCTCTTATGACAAATAAAGTTTTATTTCATCTCTGAGACTAGTAATCCTCATGTCCACAATTTTCTTAGCATGAcccaagtctttcatagcaAAAAACTTACATTACTGTTTCTTCAACTTGCCAATTCTGAAAGTATTCTTGCCCACAATcaacatatcatccacatatagcAAGAGGATGATAAAATCATCACCGGAAAATCTTTGTACAAACACACAATGATTAGAGGAAGTCTTCTTGTAGCTTTGCTACCCCATAACTAATTCAAACTTCTTGTACCACTTAGGAGCTTGTTTTAAGCCGTAGAGACCCTTTTTAAGTTTACAATTTACCTTGAAGCCCTCATGTTGTTCCTTATAAATCTCTTCTAGATCACCATGAAGGTAAGGCATCTTCACATCCATCTGCTCAATTTCTAAATCAAGACTAGGAGCCAAACCAAGAACTGTTACGAATGGATGACAATTACACAATAGGAGAAAATATTTCGTCAAAGTCAATATATATGAGCAATTTCAGGCTTTAGTTGATAGAGCAATAGGAAAGAAGTTGAAATGTATTCGTATTGATAACAATGGTGAATACTGTGGACCGTTTGATGAATATTGTAAGCAACACAGTACTGGACACCAGAAGACTTTTCCTAAGATTCCTCAGCTTAATGGTTTGGCAGAGAGGATGAACATGACCTTGATGGAAAAAGTTGGATGTTTGCTTTCAGAAGCAAAGTAGCCAATCTCCTTTTGGGGTGAGGCACTATTGACCGGTGCACATGTTAAACATATCTCTTGTTGTTACTTTGAAAAGTGATGTTCAAAACAGAGTTTGGTATGACAAGGATATCTCTTATTGTTACTCGGAATAGTTGAACACAATCTTACTTTACCTCTTTATATAGTGTTGATTATGGAGAGTTAGTTATGAATTTAGTACATGCAAACATGTATTGAGATGGTTAAagaagaaggggtaatggtggATGTGTGAGAATTACGTGGGGAAGTGGGGGTGAGATGCAAACGAGTTGTGGGATTGGGGAGGGAAACAACtgaattgaagagagagaaagtaaTTTGAATTGTTAATGTCCCATTAATTAAGGAGATATAATTTTAAGATAATCATTCAATACCATATTTAATGGGATTGTATATCTGATTTAACTTtcccttttaaaatatatggtataataattaaaaaatggtattatatgtaatatttttaatttagagGTAAAATATGTACATATGGTAGTGAAGTATGTCTAGATAGGTAGTTTTTCCCAAAATATATCCATTTTCTTTCCTCTTGCTTGTAGTCCGCCATGTTACCAAGAAACAAACTCGAACAAGATACACAAATTTAGCTGGCCAAACTAGCTAAGACAGACGGATCAAATAATAGGGAAATAAGCTTATATATACCTCTTTCTCATTGACCCAAACAGTATGTGCTGCCAACAAATTGTTCTGCAGGAACTTGATCTTCTCGAGATATGTAACAGTTCCATTATCAACTCCTCGCGTTTCAACAATCAGTTGATTTTCATACGGTATCTCCGCAATATGCTGAAATAGTTGAGACATTAAGACATCAGTAGAGTTGACAAATCCTTTTAACACTTATTCGTCTTGCATACAACATTCTTTTACATATTCTCCTTTAAGGGGCAGCAGAACAACAAAACCTCGTTTATCTGTTGAAATGCATCTTCTTTGATACAAGAACATATTGATTTAAATTCATGAATGCCAACGGGCTGGAAATGAGAAAAAGACTATCATTAACAACCGTTTACTAGACGTCACAGTAGGGGAAAACTCTGAAATCTCACTAGTAGCAGAGCCGTCTGCAGAGGACATACAGGATCAGTAAAGCAGAACATATTCGTCCAGTatacaaattttcattttctattaACTCAAACTGACGTTGGTAAAATGCATAAACATGGTTAAATTTGACAATGACTAAAGACCATTTTCTCTTCATTTCATTGATAGAAACCTTGTATCCATATAAATCTTGTATTGTATTTTAGTTGAGAGAGAGATATACCATGTGAATCCCGGTTTCTAGTTCTTTTGCTGTGTCTCTCGTCTCAGTAAGTAACCGATCAGTTGAATTCATGATTTGCCTTATCCCAAGCCACACTTTGATACGTCCATCTGCTGTATTGTGGTGTTTCATAAACAGATCCTTCTGCGACTGCATCCTTGAAATAACATTACATTCGTAACTTTAAGCAAcaaacatttttcaaattagcAACTCTGAAGTAACATTACCAAGCTTCATCTGGCAGTTAAAGAGCTAATGAAAAAATTTCAAGCTAAATGATTTCAATACAAGAATCAAGAAATGAATCGGTTCGAGGAATGCTGGAAGCAACAAAACAATGTCTATTAAATGCTTGAAAATTTAGTCGAACACATTTCGAAAGTGAAACTTCAAACTTAGCCAACCTTAATACACTCCTCAGTAGTCCTAGCTGCCCATGAAGCTGGCAAACCCTCACCATAGTCCATAATTGACTCGGCCAAACACGCACGCAAGCCTAATACTTCTACTGCACTTGCCATTCCAGACACATGCTGCCCTCCTGCTTCAGCAAAGCACGTAACCTGAATCCATCAACAACAAACATAAATACATCGGATTTAAGTTATATGCACAAACAATGTAAACTATGCACTATCCGTGTAATTAACCTGTTATATATAGCAGGTTACTTGCTAATTtcataatgtatagtattatattgtattgtatcgttttGACGAATACAatatttggatagattgtatcgTTTTCATTTTGAATGACAAACCAACCAAAAAAATTAGGTTACAGAGTAGAGCTATTATTAAAAGATaggataaaagatgaaataagaTCATTAGATAATAAGTTAAGACAAAATGAGCGATCACgtcaaatattatttaagtaacaatcaaaacaaacattgcatatgaactaacaatacaatacgttaaaccatccaaacaagttgTATAGGGATTTACCTGCAATTACCTTCTAAGTGACTCAAGTTTGTAAACATTGTTTACACGCCAGTACATTGAACTTAAACTCAAACAAATTTATCTACAACGTGGATAGTTCAGACAACTATTGACTGCAATTTCACTTACACCAGAGTGAATAAGTTCGATTCCGCAGAGTAAAGTGGAAATGAATGAATCTTCTTCCGTCATGTTGGACTCGTAAGGCCAAATGCGATCATGTAACCATGTCAACAAATCCACATCATCAGCTATTCCTCTCGCTAATTGTTGAGACGTGTGAACATGTGTGTTTATCAAacctaaacaaaaaaattgtaagtaCCAAGTGCTGTAATTCAGTGAATGAATATACTGATCCAACattcatatcaaaattaaacaTTTCAAATTTGTGACAGTGGTAGACACAcatctataatttttttcttaataatagaGCAGTAAGTTGTGCTTAGCTTATATCGCAAGAATgcttttagaaaaaatatattttttacatccTAAAAGGAACTTCTGGTGCTACTCAAAAAcaacttcattttcttaaaCTTGATCAAACACTTAAAACTcactaaactattttttttttttatttaaaaagaacATTTTTGGTTTCTCAAAAGCTTGATCAAAGAAGCTATTAGACTAATGGAATAGAGATCCTAATGTGGCATATAATACACAATAGGACACCACATTAgaacaaaattgtcatgtaggacgtCTCATAAAGactgtctatttgttcaattttatacaagttttaagTAGTGCACGCTCAAAATTAGAAGACATAGACCGCTGAATCCAAGTTAAAAGACATTGATATATTaagccaaaaaaatatatatcctaGAAATTTACATGACTATAAATCTATAAAAAGAgtgaaataaaaagtttaagtttaaaTTGTTACACAtttttaaacagaaaaaaactGTCAGTAATTTGGAACAGAGGATTAAGTTGGTAAAGTGATAAATACTTCCCCTGTTTCGTTTATATGACAcagttgaaacttttaaactttACACAAAGAGTTTTgaacttttaataaaatttatatatttaaaaactacgTACTATTATCAATCACAATCATTGACAacttaaatatctaaaagaaaCATATAAAAGAAATCTTAATTAACTCTGTGAATTCTAAGTGTGTCGCATGAATTGAGAAGCAGGAAAGACCTGGGAGGAGAATTTGTCCGCGAAGGTCAATGAGTTGATGTGAGATAGAAGTAAATTGAGTGAGAATGTTGATGGATTTGCCAATGGCTATAATTGAGTTGTGTTGTATAACAATTGCTCCATCTACGAAAACGTGGTCATGAGAATCCATGGTAACAATGATAGCATTATTGAGAATGAGAATTGGATTTGTTGCTTCCATTCTGACTAAACCAAAGCTGGTGTGCAATTCAAAGTCAAAAATGTTATctgaggaggaggaggagttGATGTGCAATTCAAAGTCAAAAATATGGATGATAAAACAATTAATTGTTTATGTATGGTTTGAACACAAGGCACGTGGAAGTGTGGACGTTAACTTCAATGAAATGTGTAGTACTCTCTCCATTCGtatcatattagttgatcagcTATGAAAAATAGTAGTCTATCTTAATAAAC belongs to Solanum stenotomum isolate F172 chromosome 1, ASM1918654v1, whole genome shotgun sequence and includes:
- the LOC125853656 gene encoding uncharacterized protein LOC125853656 → MEATNPILILNNAIIVTMDSHDHVFVDGAIVIQHNSIIAIGKSINILTQFTSISHQLIDLRGQILLPGLINTHVHTSQQLARGIADDVDLLTWLHDRIWPYESNMTEEDSFISTLLCGIELIHSGVTCFAEAGGQHVSGMASAVEVLGLRACLAESIMDYGEGLPASWAARTTEECIKSQKDLFMKHHNTADGRIKVWLGIRQIMNSTDRLLTETRDTAKELETGIHMHIAEIPYENQLIVETRGVDNGTVTYLEKIKFLQNNLLAAHTVWVNEKEVDCLAKAGVKVSHCPAAAMRMLGFAPIKEMLSAGVCVSLGTDGAPSNNRMSIVDEMYLASLINKGREVFSTGTTDPTALPAETILKMATINGAKSVLWDKEIGSLEVGKKADIVVINPSSWSMMPIHDCISSLVYCMRTENIVSVMCNGCWIMKDKKILTIDEEEVLSMAKHASAELLKRAGIQIPNRMNFV